GACCGTTTTCGGTCAGCAAACAGAGGCTTTTTTCGAATCACGGAACGAATGTGAAGTTCTCTTATCAAAAGACTCACCTTCTTGTGATTCACCACGAAACCTCTTTTTCCCAAGGCGATTCGCTACGTTTGTGACCGAAATACGGGCGGAGTCGGTGAGTCCCTAGAATGTGTGCTTTAAGATCCGCATCCCGTTCTGCTCGCTTCTCTCTACAGGCAGTGTTCTTCTTCCGCTTGTAGTAACTTCTTCACAGCCAAACTACGGGAGCCCACGTGCTTATTTCTCGAATGGACTGGCACCGGGCTTCGAAACCCAGCTTCCCTCCCCGTGCAAGTTTGGATTGAGCTTGTTTAGATAATCTACCTGTGCTTTCAAATAGGCATTTTCTTCTTAGGTACTGCTAAAATGCTTCTTCTCCAGCGTCCCCGCTAATCCTCAAAACCCTCTTCGTTTTGGCTTTTAAGCACACATGCGATAACCGAATTTTCCTTCTAAAACCAAAAATATCCATAATTCGGCTGTACACCCAACTTTCCTCCACTCTTCGTTTCTCCACTGTATCCATTATAAGTCTGACCTTTCTTTGCTGGCATAGTAAAAATCACCTCCGGTTCTCAGTGTTGAGATCACTCTAACGTCATCCCTTTTTTTACTGACTATCTTGAGAGGATAATACCACTTTCTTTACACTTCTACCTTTTAAATTTTTCACAATTTCTGATACGCTTGTTTCGATTAAGATACTTTACTTGTGTTTAAAATCACATGATTTTGCGCTAACCATATTAACGTTGTTATAATTCGGACTGATTATTCCTAGAGTTAAGTTTATAATTTTTATAGCAATACTTCGACCTAATTTATAGCTATTCAGATTTACTAAAGATAATATACTTAAGTTTAATCCAGTTTTATATCCATCATGTTCGATGAGTATGAGCGTCCAACTCATATTTATTGAATATTCCAACAATCCAAATCCAATCTAAATCCCACGGAAAAGTACTATCTATAAAAATATGATTTGAGGTACAATATTAATAAAATATGAGAAAGGAGAATATAAAATCTGAATCATTGAAATATATCTTAATCGGACTGAGTTTAAACTAACTCCAGAAAATCTGGATTGTGCCAACACAGTCATGAACCGTCTTCTATACATTAGAGTTATCCAATTCTAGAATAACTATTTTACTTAAAGACTTTTTGTAACTGCGTTTGATCCTTTTCCGTATAGTTTTATACATATAATCTTCTGAGGCTGGTTGATTAATCACTATTTACATTATCAATTAAAAAACACAAGGTTTTTAAAAGAGGAGATCACAATGAATAAATTATTGCATATAGAAACGCCTATCATCACATCTTATCCTAGGAATGCAAATTTCATAGCAATGCTTAGTGGACAGCACCCTTATTTCGAGGATTGGCTTTTAATGAATCACATTCAATTGGCATCGACCATCGATGAGAAGCAAAATTTTTGGATTTATTTTTATGAACCGCTTTCAAGACAGTACCATCCATTATTAAATAAACAAGAATTACAAAAAGAAACTTTTGTTGAATTGAAAATTGATCTTATTAGCTTCTTGACCACTAACCTAGACAAGAATTTTTATATTTATTTAAGTGTGGACACCTACTATATTTCAGCTTATTCCAATCCGACAGAACACTATGCCCATGATTTATTTATATATGGTTATTCAATAACAGAAAATATATTTTATATTGCTGATTTTTTCGAGAATGGGAAGTATAGTTTTCGTTCAGCCAGCTTTAAAGAAATTGAAAATGCTTTTCATAGTCAATATCCAGAGAAAAATGTTGAGTTTGATTCTATACAATTGCTATCTTTAAATTCCAGTAAAAAGTATATATTTGATGTCCCCTATTTTAAAAAAATGATTGAAGATTATCTACACTCTAATAAAACATTTGATACCTATCGTTTAATAGATAGTTATGCTTTTGATCATACCTTCGGAATGAATGTTTATGATGTTTTAACAGAACAGTTAATTACTAGGCCATCTAATGCAAGTATGATAAAAGCACTTCATGTAGTTTCCGATCATAAAAAGTTAATGTTAAAGAGGATTCAATATTTATACGAGCATAAAATTATCAATGATGAAAATTTGTATTATCTGTTTGAAAAAGTATATCGGTTGTCCCTTGTAATGAGAAACTCTTCTCTTAAAAATTTAATCTCAGGACTTGATTTAAGCTCACAAATCAAATATGTAAAGGAATTAAAAGAACAAGAAACACACGCTTTATGTAATTTACTTG
This Paenibacillus xylanexedens DNA region includes the following protein-coding sequences:
- a CDS encoding DUF3986 family protein, with translation MNKLLHIETPIITSYPRNANFIAMLSGQHPYFEDWLLMNHIQLASTIDEKQNFWIYFYEPLSRQYHPLLNKQELQKETFVELKIDLISFLTTNLDKNFYIYLSVDTYYISAYSNPTEHYAHDLFIYGYSITENIFYIADFFENGKYSFRSASFKEIENAFHSQYPEKNVEFDSIQLLSLNSSKKYIFDVPYFKKMIEDYLHSNKTFDTYRLIDSYAFDHTFGMNVYDVLTEQLITRPSNASMIKALHVVSDHKKLMLKRIQYLYEHKIINDENLYYLFEKVYRLSLVMRNSSLKNLISGLDLSSQIKYVKELKEQETHALCNLLASIKLYN